The bacterium genome includes the window GGTGCCATCCGAGTTCCACGTCGAGAACAAGTAACGGTAGTATTCGTAGGATACTGCCATTGCATCGAGCCGGTGTGGTCCCGAGAACGTGAAGAATCCCCAAAACAGCGAAAGCGAACGTTGATAGTCGGTAACAAACATCATCCCCGCCCGCTCATTCCGTTGTTCTTCGGTCAATTCGTCGTCGGGATCGTTGGGATCCCAATCGGGATCGAGTGGAATCAAACTATCCGGTGCAACCAGACACATTTGTCCGAACAAATAACCGCCGCGCGGCCGCGAGTTGTAATTGATATTCCGCCACGCATCGCTCCAACTGATGTCGACTAAATTCATCTCCCGATTGTAACGTGGGTACTGTATCGGTAAATGCAGCGAATCGGCAGGTCTGACATCGGTTACTGCCTGCAGTGCCGGATCGGAAAAATACAGGTCAAATGTATCAGGTGTCATTGTCTCGGCGGTGAGTTCGAGTACTCCTGATTTTATAGCTATTAATCGATACCACGTGAGCGGTTGAACAAGTTGGGTACTATTGGTGACATAAGCGCCAGCCCGTCCCGCTTTGTCGGTATAGCGAACCACTTTTCCTGCGCTATCGATGACGGTACCGTAGTCGTCCCGCAACGGATAAATCTGAATCTCGGCGCCTGTGATACCATTTGCTTCCGGGCTGTACACACCACCAATGTTTTTATCGACCCATTCCAGTTTGATTTCGTTGAATAATTCGCCCGTCGACAAGTATGCATGCAGCATTGGTTCGGGCGTATAGTCCGACACTTCCGTCGGTTGGTTCTCGCAACCGATAGCGGCAAACAGAAAGAGGAGTGGTAGTAAGAACCGGGTGTACTTTATATATATCGTTTTCATGATGTTCCTCGAATCCGGTTAAAATTTCACTTCGTATGCGACCATTGGCAGGATGGGAA containing:
- a CDS encoding DUF4249 domain-containing protein, producing the protein MKTIYIKYTRFLLPLLFLFAAIGCENQPTEVSDYTPEPMLHAYLSTGELFNEIKLEWVDKNIGGVYSPEANGITGAEIQIYPLRDDYGTVIDSAGKVVRYTDKAGRAGAYVTNSTQLVQPLTWYRLIAIKSGVLELTAETMTPDTFDLYFSDPALQAVTDVRPADSLHLPIQYPRYNREMNLVDISWSDAWRNINYNSRPRGGYLFGQMCLVAPDSLIPLDPDWDPNDPDDELTEEQRNERAGMMFVTDYQRSLSLFWGFFTFSGPHRLDAMAVSYEYYRYLFSTWNSDGTERPESNVHGGLGCFGAYTRHYVFLEMVRVTR